From a region of the Corallococcus coralloides DSM 2259 genome:
- a CDS encoding RICIN domain-containing protein, with protein MSRTSTPIRTWALGAMFLASLGGCLGPEDAPVAGEPVGKVESAALSTRVVGYLPTWAGDVNALQYSKLSHINYAFALPTASGGLTGVSSSDARLRSLVTQAHAQGVKVLIAVGGWNDGNDSAFEQMAANAGTRTAFVNTVVNFVNAAGLDGVDIDWEYPDPGTSGNNYAALMRELGTAMHSRGKLLTAAVVANGYTGGGVQASVFSDVDFLNIMAYDGGQPHSTYDLAVQSLNYWKGRGLPASKAVLGVPFYGRSPSSYVGYSELVARDSQAPYKDNVGDVYYNGIATIQAKTQLGKQNGGVMIWELSQDTSGSTSLLNAIYSVAQGTGGAGAYRLVNKASGRCVDINGPSTADGATIHQWACHTGTSQQWSMEATDSGYYRFVSRYSGKALDVRDVSTADGAGLQQWSYGGGSNQQFKPVALGNGYHRLEARHSGKVLDVTGCQQGSGDGTLLQQWTWSNNDCQQFRLEAL; from the coding sequence GTGTCTCGTACCTCGACGCCGATCCGGACGTGGGCGCTGGGCGCCATGTTTCTCGCATCGTTGGGAGGCTGCTTGGGCCCGGAGGACGCGCCTGTCGCCGGGGAGCCGGTGGGGAAGGTGGAGTCCGCCGCGCTGTCGACGCGGGTGGTGGGCTACCTGCCGACGTGGGCGGGGGATGTGAATGCGCTGCAGTACTCGAAGCTGTCTCACATCAACTACGCGTTCGCGCTGCCCACGGCGTCCGGCGGGCTCACGGGAGTGAGCAGCTCTGACGCGCGGCTGCGCTCGCTGGTGACGCAGGCGCACGCGCAGGGCGTGAAGGTGCTCATCGCCGTAGGCGGCTGGAACGACGGCAACGACAGCGCCTTCGAGCAGATGGCGGCCAACGCGGGCACGCGCACGGCGTTCGTGAACACGGTGGTGAACTTCGTCAACGCGGCCGGGCTGGACGGCGTGGACATCGACTGGGAGTACCCGGACCCCGGCACGTCGGGGAACAACTACGCGGCGCTGATGCGCGAGCTGGGCACGGCCATGCACAGCCGGGGCAAGCTGCTCACTGCGGCGGTGGTGGCCAACGGCTACACGGGCGGCGGCGTGCAGGCATCCGTGTTCAGCGACGTCGATTTCCTCAACATCATGGCGTACGACGGCGGGCAGCCGCATTCGACGTATGACCTGGCGGTCCAGTCGCTGAACTACTGGAAGGGGCGCGGGCTGCCGGCGTCCAAGGCGGTGCTGGGCGTGCCGTTCTACGGGCGCTCGCCGTCGAGCTACGTGGGCTATTCGGAGCTCGTCGCTCGCGACTCGCAGGCGCCCTACAAGGACAACGTGGGGGACGTCTATTACAACGGCATCGCGACCATCCAGGCGAAGACGCAGCTGGGGAAGCAGAACGGCGGCGTGATGATCTGGGAGCTGTCCCAGGACACGTCCGGGAGCACGTCGCTGCTCAACGCCATCTACTCCGTGGCGCAGGGCACGGGCGGCGCGGGGGCGTACCGGCTGGTGAACAAGGCCTCCGGCCGGTGCGTGGACATCAACGGCCCCAGCACGGCGGACGGCGCCACCATCCACCAGTGGGCCTGCCACACGGGCACCAGCCAGCAGTGGTCGATGGAGGCGACGGACAGCGGCTACTACCGCTTCGTGTCGCGCTACAGCGGCAAGGCGCTGGACGTGCGGGACGTGAGCACGGCGGACGGCGCGGGGCTCCAGCAGTGGTCCTACGGCGGCGGGAGCAACCAGCAGTTCAAGCCGGTGGCGCTGGGCAACGGCTACCACCGGCTGGAGGCGCGCCACAGCGGCAAGGTGCTGGACGTGACGGGCTGCCAGCAGGGCAGCGGTGACGGCACGCTGCTCCAGCAGTGGACCTGGTCCAACAACGACTGCCAGCAGTTCCGGCTGGAAGCGCTGTAG
- a CDS encoding YbdD/YjiX family protein — protein MRGFVQALQHGWRQAVRTARSMIGVPDYDTYVAHMRRHHPDRPVMTYAEFFNDRLQARYRGGGGRCC, from the coding sequence ATGCGTGGCTTCGTTCAGGCGCTCCAGCACGGCTGGCGGCAGGCCGTGCGCACCGCGCGGTCGATGATTGGCGTGCCGGATTACGACACCTACGTCGCCCACATGCGCCGTCACCATCCGGACAGGCCGGTGATGACCTACGCGGAGTTTTTCAACGACCGCCTCCAGGCCCGCTACCGCGGCGGTGGCGGACGGTGCTGCTGA
- a CDS encoding carbon starvation CstA family protein codes for MGGVARKLGWVALALAGAFCLGVVALHRGESISAIWLVVASVAVFMLGYRFYGRFIAEKALQVDPSRATPAERRNDGLDYVPTDRWVVFGHHFAAIAGAGPLVGPVLAAQMGYLPGTLWILAGVVVAGAVQDFVTLFLSVRRDGKSLGDMVRMELGPAAGVTAMVGVLMIMMIILAVLALVVVKALTHSPWGTFTVAMTIPIAVAMGLYLRYVRPGKVLEVSIVGFVLLMLSIWLGGQVSESATWGPWFTFDSRTLAWLLIGYGFCAAVLPVWLLLAPRDYLSTFLKIGTVLLLAVGIVLAAPHMKMPAVTRFVDGSGPVFSGSLFPFLFITIACGAVSGWHSLIASGTTPKMLATEGDAKLVGYGAMLMEAFVAIMALIAASVLEPGVYFAMNSPAALIGTEAAQAAATISQWGFVITPEVLEQTARDIGETTILSRAGGAPTLAVGMAQILHGLVSGKGMMAFWYHYAILFEALFILTTVDAGTRVGRFMIQELAGLVYAPLKRTESWGANLLATGLCVAAWGYFLYQGVVDPLGGINTLWPLFGIANQMLAAVALTLGCVTLVKMKRERYVWVPGIPAAWLVLCTLTAGFQKVFGGDVRVSFVAHARAFSQAVAEGRLIAPAKSVEEMEAIIRNDYLDAGLTLFFMVVVVATVLFGLRSALLARRSPVPTSHETPYVAAAAVPVKP; via the coding sequence ATGGGTGGAGTCGCTCGGAAGTTGGGATGGGTGGCCCTGGCGTTGGCAGGGGCCTTCTGTCTGGGCGTGGTGGCGCTGCACCGGGGAGAGTCCATCAGTGCCATCTGGCTGGTGGTCGCCTCGGTCGCGGTCTTCATGCTGGGATATCGTTTCTACGGCCGCTTCATTGCCGAAAAAGCGCTCCAGGTGGACCCCTCGCGCGCCACCCCCGCCGAGCGCCGCAACGACGGCCTGGACTACGTGCCCACGGACCGGTGGGTCGTGTTCGGCCACCACTTCGCGGCCATCGCGGGCGCGGGGCCGCTGGTGGGCCCGGTGCTGGCGGCGCAGATGGGCTATCTGCCCGGCACGCTCTGGATTCTCGCGGGCGTGGTGGTGGCTGGCGCGGTGCAGGACTTCGTGACGCTGTTCCTGTCCGTGCGCCGCGACGGCAAGTCGCTGGGCGACATGGTGCGCATGGAGCTGGGGCCCGCGGCCGGCGTGACGGCCATGGTGGGCGTGCTGATGATCATGATGATCATCCTCGCGGTGCTGGCGCTGGTCGTGGTGAAGGCGCTGACGCACAGCCCCTGGGGCACCTTCACCGTGGCGATGACCATCCCCATCGCGGTGGCCATGGGCCTGTACCTGCGCTACGTGCGGCCCGGCAAGGTGCTGGAGGTGTCCATCGTCGGCTTCGTGCTCCTGATGCTCAGCATCTGGCTGGGCGGTCAGGTCTCCGAGTCCGCCACCTGGGGCCCCTGGTTCACCTTCGACAGCCGCACGCTGGCGTGGCTGCTCATCGGCTATGGGTTCTGCGCGGCGGTGCTGCCGGTGTGGCTCTTGCTCGCGCCGCGCGACTACCTGTCCACCTTCCTGAAGATTGGCACCGTGCTGCTCTTGGCGGTGGGCATCGTGCTGGCGGCGCCGCACATGAAGATGCCGGCGGTGACGCGGTTCGTGGACGGCTCCGGGCCGGTGTTCTCCGGCAGCCTCTTCCCGTTCCTCTTCATCACCATCGCGTGCGGCGCGGTGTCCGGATGGCACTCGCTCATCGCGTCCGGCACCACGCCGAAGATGCTCGCCACGGAGGGCGACGCGAAGCTCGTGGGTTACGGCGCCATGCTGATGGAGGCCTTCGTGGCCATCATGGCGCTCATCGCCGCGTCGGTGCTGGAGCCGGGCGTCTACTTCGCCATGAACTCGCCCGCGGCGCTCATCGGCACCGAAGCGGCGCAGGCGGCGGCGACGATCAGCCAGTGGGGCTTCGTCATCACCCCGGAGGTGCTGGAGCAGACGGCGCGCGACATCGGTGAGACGACCATCCTGTCCCGCGCGGGGGGCGCGCCCACGCTGGCGGTGGGCATGGCGCAGATCCTCCACGGGCTGGTGTCCGGCAAGGGGATGATGGCCTTCTGGTACCACTACGCCATCCTCTTCGAGGCCCTCTTCATCCTCACCACCGTGGACGCCGGCACGCGCGTGGGGCGCTTCATGATTCAAGAGCTGGCGGGCCTGGTGTACGCGCCGCTCAAGCGCACGGAGTCCTGGGGCGCGAACCTGCTGGCCACCGGGCTGTGCGTGGCCGCCTGGGGCTACTTCCTCTACCAGGGCGTGGTGGATCCGCTGGGTGGCATCAACACGCTGTGGCCGCTGTTCGGCATCGCCAACCAGATGCTCGCCGCGGTGGCGCTCACGCTGGGCTGCGTGACGCTGGTGAAGATGAAGCGCGAGCGCTACGTCTGGGTGCCCGGCATCCCCGCCGCGTGGCTGGTGCTGTGCACGCTCACCGCCGGCTTCCAGAAGGTGTTCGGCGGCGACGTGCGCGTGAGCTTCGTGGCCCACGCGCGGGCCTTCTCCCAGGCGGTGGCCGAAGGGCGTCTCATCGCCCCCGCGAAGTCCGTGGAGGAGATGGAGGCCATCATCCGCAACGACTACCTGGATGCCGGCCTCACCCTGTTCTTCATGGTGGTGGTGGTGGCGACGGTCCTCTTCGGCCTGCGCTCCGCGCTCCTGGCGCGCCGCTCACCGGTGCCCACGTCGCACGAGACACCCTACGTGGCCGCCGCTGCCGTCCCGGTGAAGCCGTGA
- a CDS encoding S41 family peptidase, with amino-acid sequence MMSPISGQATPTPREVYSARPASPRPARGRVSGGGGSWRDAVLLVLSGLLAACATPHATPKASASDAYGVWRSRGYGWLLSVTPEGLRLHHETAAGCYPDPASSAELMEMFGVREPGPSADVRDFLAGPGETRYRFDRLAALPARCDTPHVWSALELFDVFRATFAEHYASFPQRDPDWLARLDAQRSRVTPGMDGRALFTLFADALRSLNDAHVELIAGDADSDALTYEPRPTGTFAMLEQAAAATARPEREVQREWMRAYRDGILQTVLRGEGHHVGNQRALWGFAAPRVGYLNLLTMGGFVAGEEGKTPTLAQELAALEPVLDEALTTFAGANAVILDVSNNRGGYDAMARAVAERFTARPRRAYSKWATGAKDVPPQEFTLQPSSRPSFHGPVYVVTSDITVSAGEVLTLALRALPNVVHVGTATRGAFSDMLVKPLPNGWTVHLSNEHYADAQGQDHEARGLPPQRPLDVFNGEGMWHSHARAIRALADSLVPPEAKPTP; translated from the coding sequence ATGATGTCTCCCATCAGCGGGCAGGCCACCCCCACCCCGCGCGAGGTTTATAGCGCACGCCCCGCATCCCCCCGTCCCGCTCGCGGCCGGGTGTCGGGTGGTGGAGGAAGTTGGCGCGATGCCGTTCTCCTCGTCCTCTCGGGCCTGCTTGCCGCGTGCGCCACGCCGCACGCCACGCCGAAGGCCAGCGCCTCGGACGCATATGGCGTGTGGCGCTCGCGCGGGTATGGCTGGCTGCTCTCGGTGACGCCGGAGGGCCTGCGCCTGCATCACGAGACGGCGGCGGGGTGCTATCCGGATCCGGCTTCGTCGGCGGAGCTCATGGAGATGTTCGGGGTGCGGGAGCCGGGACCCTCGGCGGACGTCCGGGACTTCCTCGCCGGGCCTGGGGAGACGCGCTACCGCTTCGACCGGCTGGCCGCCCTGCCCGCCCGCTGCGACACGCCGCATGTGTGGAGCGCGCTGGAGCTGTTCGACGTGTTCCGGGCGACCTTCGCGGAGCACTACGCCTCCTTCCCCCAGCGCGACCCGGACTGGCTGGCCCGCCTGGACGCGCAGCGCTCGCGGGTGACGCCGGGCATGGACGGCCGCGCGCTGTTCACCCTCTTCGCGGACGCGCTCCGTTCGTTGAACGATGCGCACGTGGAGCTGATCGCGGGCGACGCGGACTCGGACGCGTTGACGTACGAGCCCCGCCCCACGGGCACCTTCGCCATGCTGGAGCAGGCAGCCGCCGCGACGGCTCGTCCCGAGCGCGAGGTGCAGCGCGAATGGATGCGCGCCTACCGCGACGGCATCCTCCAGACCGTGCTGCGCGGCGAGGGACACCACGTCGGAAACCAGCGCGCCCTCTGGGGCTTCGCCGCGCCCCGCGTCGGCTACCTCAACCTCCTGACGATGGGCGGCTTCGTCGCCGGGGAGGAAGGCAAGACGCCCACGCTGGCCCAGGAGCTGGCCGCGCTGGAGCCGGTGCTGGACGAGGCGCTGACAACCTTCGCGGGTGCGAACGCGGTCATCCTGGACGTGAGCAACAACCGGGGCGGCTACGACGCCATGGCTCGTGCCGTCGCGGAGCGCTTCACGGCTCGACCCCGGCGCGCGTATTCCAAGTGGGCGACGGGCGCGAAGGACGTTCCGCCGCAGGAGTTCACGCTCCAGCCCTCGTCGCGTCCGTCCTTCCACGGGCCCGTGTACGTGGTGACCAGCGACATCACGGTGAGCGCGGGCGAGGTCCTCACGCTGGCCCTGCGAGCGCTGCCGAACGTCGTCCACGTGGGCACGGCCACGCGAGGCGCGTTCTCCGACATGCTCGTCAAGCCACTGCCCAACGGATGGACGGTGCACCTGTCGAACGAGCACTACGCCGACGCGCAGGGCCAGGACCACGAGGCCCGGGGCCTGCCACCCCAGCGTCCGCTGGACGTCTTCAACGGCGAAGGCATGTGGCACTCGCACGCGCGCGCCATCCGTGCGCTGGCGGACTCGCTGGTGCCCCCGGAGGCGAAGCCCACGCCGTAG
- a CDS encoding DUF6321 domain-containing protein yields MPTRSPTRKSVTRTRRLKDPKGGLTAAGREWFHEKEGANLKPGVKGKADTPEKMRRKGSFLRRHFAHPRGPMVDDQGKPTRLALSARAWGEPVPKDNAGAKRLATKGTKLLERYHASQERAKPAAKRSGAKKTRTAVAARRATAKKRAPVTARKTATRKRAKKS; encoded by the coding sequence ATGCCGACCCGTTCCCCCACTCGCAAGAGCGTCACGCGCACGCGGCGCCTGAAGGACCCGAAGGGCGGCCTCACCGCCGCGGGCCGCGAGTGGTTCCACGAGAAGGAGGGCGCGAACCTCAAGCCCGGCGTGAAGGGCAAGGCGGACACGCCGGAGAAGATGCGCCGCAAAGGCAGCTTCCTGCGCCGCCACTTCGCGCACCCTCGCGGACCCATGGTGGATGACCAGGGGAAGCCCACGCGCCTCGCCCTGTCCGCCCGAGCCTGGGGTGAGCCCGTGCCGAAGGACAACGCTGGCGCGAAGCGGCTCGCCACCAAGGGCACGAAGCTCCTGGAGCGCTACCACGCGTCGCAGGAGCGCGCGAAGCCCGCCGCCAAACGCTCCGGCGCCAAGAAGACGCGGACCGCCGTGGCGGCCCGCCGTGCCACGGCGAAGAAGCGCGCGCCTGTCACCGCGAGGAAGACCGCGACCCGGAAGCGCGCGAAGAAGTCCTGA
- a CDS encoding flavin-containing monooxygenase yields the protein MKVRGSVPWRFQEVRPVSSRLPRHVRIAIVGAGFAGLGMAIRLRQEGIDDFVILERAGDVGGVWRDNVYPGCACDVQSLLYSFSFAPNLGWSRVYSPGWEIQAYLRDCVRRFRLESFLRFGHAVLCAKWDVTTRRWVLETSHGVLTADALVVAVGTLSEPVIPPLPGLERFRGKVMHSARWDVSYALAGRQVGVVGTGASAAQIVPAIQPEVGRLVLFQRTPAWVLPRGDKPNSPLRKALYRWVPGARWLLREALRILRDSLALGFQHPWIFRLAQRWVLWHMLKGVKDPSLRDRLTPRYTMGCKRILVSDDYLPALTRPNVEVVTASIREVREDAVVTGDGAVHPVDTLIFGTGFQATDMPLGHHIQGWDGRTLSQVWAGSPRAFLGTTVSGFPNLFLLEGPHTTLGHTSVLLMMEAQVEHVLGALRYLEARGAVAVEPDPRAQDAFMRDLEARLSRSVWNQGGCRSWYMDASGRNSALWPGSSTAFRHRVEHFEPSDYVTLPRTVAPLTLRP from the coding sequence ATGAAGGTCAGGGGCTCCGTGCCCTGGCGCTTCCAGGAGGTCCGTCCGGTGTCTTCCCGTCTTCCGCGGCACGTGCGCATCGCCATCGTGGGCGCGGGCTTCGCCGGGCTGGGCATGGCCATCCGGCTGAGGCAGGAAGGCATCGACGACTTCGTCATCCTGGAGCGCGCGGGCGACGTGGGCGGCGTCTGGCGGGACAACGTCTATCCCGGCTGCGCGTGCGACGTGCAGTCGCTGCTCTATTCGTTCTCCTTCGCGCCGAACCTCGGCTGGTCGCGCGTCTACTCACCGGGCTGGGAGATCCAGGCGTACCTGCGTGACTGCGTGCGGCGGTTCCGGTTGGAGTCCTTCCTGCGCTTCGGGCACGCGGTCCTCTGCGCGAAGTGGGACGTGACGACGCGGCGCTGGGTGCTGGAGACGTCCCACGGCGTCCTCACCGCGGACGCGCTCGTGGTCGCGGTAGGCACCTTGAGCGAGCCCGTGATTCCACCCCTGCCCGGCCTGGAGCGCTTCCGGGGCAAGGTGATGCACTCGGCGCGGTGGGATGTGAGCTACGCGCTGGCCGGACGTCAGGTGGGCGTGGTGGGCACGGGCGCGTCGGCGGCGCAGATCGTGCCGGCCATCCAGCCGGAGGTGGGCCGGCTCGTCCTCTTCCAGCGCACGCCCGCGTGGGTGTTGCCCCGGGGCGACAAGCCCAACAGCCCCCTGCGAAAGGCCCTGTACCGGTGGGTGCCGGGCGCGCGGTGGCTTCTGCGTGAGGCGCTGCGCATCCTGCGCGACAGCCTGGCCCTGGGCTTCCAGCACCCGTGGATCTTCCGGCTCGCCCAGCGATGGGTGCTCTGGCACATGCTGAAGGGGGTGAAGGACCCGTCGCTCCGTGACCGGCTCACGCCCCGGTACACGATGGGGTGCAAGCGCATCCTCGTCTCCGACGACTACCTGCCGGCCCTCACGCGCCCGAACGTGGAGGTCGTCACCGCGTCCATCCGCGAGGTGCGCGAGGACGCGGTCGTCACCGGAGATGGCGCCGTCCATCCGGTGGACACGCTCATCTTCGGCACCGGCTTCCAGGCGACGGACATGCCCCTGGGGCACCACATCCAGGGCTGGGACGGCCGGACGCTCTCTCAGGTGTGGGCGGGCAGTCCCCGGGCCTTCCTGGGCACCACCGTGAGCGGCTTCCCCAACCTCTTCCTCCTGGAGGGGCCCCACACCACCCTGGGCCACACCTCCGTGCTGTTGATGATGGAGGCCCAGGTGGAGCACGTGCTGGGCGCGCTGCGCTACCTGGAGGCCCGGGGCGCCGTCGCCGTGGAGCCGGATCCACGAGCCCAGGACGCCTTCATGCGCGACCTGGAGGCGCGGCTGTCCCGCTCCGTATGGAACCAGGGCGGGTGCCGGAGCTGGTACATGGATGCCTCGGGGCGCAACTCCGCCCTCTGGCCCGGCTCCAGCACGGCCTTCCGCCACCGGGTGGAGCACTTCGAACCGTCGGACTACGTCACGCTTCCCCGGACGGTCGCGCCACTCACGCTTCGGCCTTGA
- a CDS encoding helix-turn-helix transcriptional regulator yields MQRTERLFALAEYLRGRRTGVTAEVLAERFSVTVRTIYRDLDALRAAALPVGAERGRGGGYALDRGYSLPPVNFTAREAALVVALGRFAIGMRLLPFTGTLESALDKVRSALSTSAQRELLDRLRELTFLGVPSLPTRKPVREALERAWFERQPLRITYVDGNFLETVREVRIESVVMDRHETRLDAVDLASGERRHFRLDRITRAEVVGA; encoded by the coding sequence ATGCAGCGCACCGAGCGACTCTTCGCCCTCGCCGAATACCTCAGGGGCCGCCGCACCGGCGTCACCGCGGAGGTGCTGGCGGAGCGCTTCAGCGTGACGGTGCGGACCATCTACCGGGACCTGGACGCGTTGCGCGCCGCGGCGCTGCCGGTGGGCGCGGAGCGGGGCCGGGGCGGCGGCTATGCGCTGGACCGGGGCTACAGCCTGCCCCCGGTGAACTTCACGGCGCGCGAGGCGGCGCTCGTGGTGGCGCTGGGGCGCTTCGCCATCGGCATGCGGCTGTTGCCCTTCACGGGGACGCTGGAGTCGGCGCTCGACAAGGTGCGCTCGGCGCTGTCCACGTCCGCGCAGCGGGAACTCCTGGACCGGCTGCGCGAGCTGACGTTCCTGGGCGTGCCGTCGCTGCCCACGCGCAAGCCCGTGCGCGAGGCCCTGGAGCGCGCGTGGTTCGAGCGGCAGCCGCTGCGCATCACCTACGTGGACGGCAACTTCCTGGAGACGGTGCGCGAGGTGCGCATCGAGTCCGTGGTGATGGACCGGCACGAGACGCGGCTGGACGCGGTGGACCTCGCGTCCGGAGAGCGGCGCCACTTCCGGCTGGACCGCATCACCCGCGCGGAAGTGGTGGGGGCCTGA
- a CDS encoding ribonuclease H-like domain-containing protein: MVPPPHPLEDEWLWGWDPTPGIVSVWAEPDGRAFIWKRQPGTHARLREDARYRPWVLLASLQDLEHLGDALRPEGLPPVPPVPGAVTYRELEGPGALRFLVSAEDGRALASAVLKGASKRLDQRVGHLRDLGPAAALALPPEEQYLVATGRTYFRDLVFDDLRRLQFDLETTGLDPSRDRIFLVALRDPDGRSETLEVTADGDAGEADLLRRLVARIREADPDVVENHNLHGFDLPFLDQRAKRLNVPLALGRAGLPGLRHRPSARGAALNRGPGGRDADAMRRARYTVPGREFIDTLDAVRRHDFAARDLPGHGLKAVARHLGLSGPDRELIPGARIHEVFLKDPERVRRYAREDVTEAAGLAHLLGGAAFALARMAPRRYERLADAGPATGVLDPLMVRAYVRSGAALPAHESGDGTSHSGAALHLFATGVARHIVKADVASLYPSLMRQYRIGPKRDRLNALLAMVDRLVDQRLDAKARAKKAPPGSAERHTHEAISAAMKILINSAYGYLGAVGLTRFSDVHAANEVTRRGRELLGLMCRELAHRGVTLLEADTDGVYFAVPEAWTETDERRVVSEVAALLPPRVKLEFDGRYAAMLSHEPKNYALQPYAGPLLLRGVAFRSSRAEPYGEDFLRRALQHLLAGDVRAVRDTYVDAVMALRRRQVPTFEVSAQVRLTKSPSQYLATRKQRRELPYEALLTNGREHWSLGERVRIYRATGGRAGLLPEALTEDGEPAPRPAPGEPTGDDARDYDVEYYVRLLKDSFAARLARGLAPEDFATVFADPDQPSLFTPSLADARPVLTVVRAPRGPEFGEDAQVVGAPPFSP; encoded by the coding sequence ATGGTCCCGCCACCCCATCCGCTGGAGGACGAGTGGTTGTGGGGATGGGACCCCACGCCGGGCATCGTGTCCGTGTGGGCGGAGCCGGACGGGCGCGCCTTCATCTGGAAGCGGCAGCCGGGCACGCACGCGCGGCTGCGCGAGGACGCGAGGTACCGGCCCTGGGTGCTGCTCGCGTCGCTCCAGGACCTGGAGCACCTGGGGGACGCGCTCCGCCCGGAAGGCCTGCCGCCGGTACCGCCCGTGCCAGGAGCCGTGACGTACCGGGAGCTGGAGGGGCCCGGCGCGCTGCGCTTCCTCGTCAGCGCGGAGGACGGCCGCGCGCTGGCGTCCGCGGTGCTCAAGGGCGCATCGAAGCGGTTGGACCAACGCGTGGGCCACCTGCGCGACCTGGGCCCGGCCGCGGCGCTGGCGCTGCCTCCGGAGGAGCAGTACCTGGTGGCCACCGGCCGCACGTACTTCCGCGACCTGGTCTTCGACGACCTGCGAAGGCTCCAGTTCGACCTGGAGACCACCGGCCTGGATCCATCCCGGGACCGCATCTTCCTCGTGGCGCTGAGGGACCCGGACGGCCGCTCGGAGACGCTGGAGGTGACGGCGGACGGCGACGCGGGCGAGGCGGACCTCCTGCGCCGGCTGGTCGCGCGCATCCGCGAGGCCGACCCCGACGTGGTGGAGAACCACAACCTGCACGGCTTCGACCTGCCCTTCCTGGACCAGCGCGCGAAGCGGCTGAACGTGCCGCTGGCGCTGGGCCGCGCGGGGCTGCCGGGCCTGCGCCACCGCCCCTCCGCGAGGGGCGCCGCGCTGAACCGGGGGCCCGGAGGCCGTGACGCGGACGCCATGCGCCGCGCGCGCTACACCGTCCCCGGCCGCGAGTTCATCGACACGCTGGACGCCGTGCGCCGCCACGACTTCGCCGCCCGCGACCTGCCCGGCCACGGACTCAAGGCGGTGGCGCGGCACCTGGGCCTGTCCGGGCCGGACCGCGAGCTCATCCCCGGCGCGCGCATCCACGAGGTCTTCCTGAAGGACCCGGAGCGCGTGCGCCGCTACGCGCGAGAGGACGTGACGGAGGCCGCGGGGCTGGCGCACCTCTTGGGCGGCGCGGCGTTCGCGCTCGCGCGCATGGCCCCCCGGCGCTACGAGCGGCTGGCGGACGCGGGCCCGGCGACGGGCGTGTTGGATCCGCTGATGGTGCGCGCCTACGTGCGCTCGGGCGCGGCGCTGCCGGCGCACGAATCCGGCGACGGCACGTCCCACAGCGGCGCGGCGCTGCACCTGTTCGCCACCGGCGTCGCGCGCCACATCGTGAAGGCGGACGTGGCCAGCCTCTACCCGTCGCTGATGCGCCAGTACCGCATCGGGCCGAAGCGCGACCGGCTGAACGCGCTGCTCGCGATGGTGGACCGGCTGGTGGATCAGCGCCTGGACGCGAAGGCCCGGGCGAAGAAGGCCCCGCCCGGCTCCGCGGAGCGCCACACGCACGAAGCCATCTCCGCGGCGATGAAGATCCTGATCAACTCCGCCTACGGCTACCTGGGCGCGGTGGGCCTCACCCGCTTCTCGGACGTGCACGCCGCCAACGAGGTGACGCGGCGCGGACGCGAGCTCCTGGGCCTGATGTGCCGCGAGCTGGCGCACCGGGGCGTGACGCTGCTGGAGGCCGACACGGACGGCGTCTACTTCGCGGTGCCGGAGGCCTGGACGGAGACCGACGAGCGCCGCGTGGTGTCGGAGGTCGCGGCCCTGCTGCCGCCGCGCGTGAAGCTGGAGTTCGACGGGCGCTACGCCGCCATGCTGTCGCACGAACCAAAGAACTACGCGCTCCAGCCCTACGCCGGGCCGCTGCTCCTGCGCGGCGTGGCCTTCCGCTCCAGCCGCGCGGAGCCCTATGGCGAGGACTTCCTGCGCCGCGCCCTCCAGCACCTCCTGGCCGGCGACGTGCGCGCCGTACGCGACACGTACGTGGACGCGGTGATGGCGCTCCGGCGGCGGCAGGTGCCCACCTTCGAGGTCTCCGCGCAGGTGCGGCTGACCAAGTCCCCCTCTCAGTACCTGGCCACGCGCAAGCAGCGCCGGGAGCTGCCCTACGAAGCACTGCTCACGAACGGCCGCGAGCACTGGTCCCTGGGCGAGCGTGTACGCATCTACCGCGCCACCGGCGGCCGCGCGGGCCTGCTCCCGGAAGCGCTCACCGAGGACGGAGAGCCCGCCCCGCGCCCCGCTCCGGGCGAGCCCACGGGCGACGACGCGCGCGACTA